From Dioscorea cayenensis subsp. rotundata cultivar TDr96_F1 chromosome 13, TDr96_F1_v2_PseudoChromosome.rev07_lg8_w22 25.fasta, whole genome shotgun sequence, the proteins below share one genomic window:
- the LOC120274657 gene encoding late embryogenesis abundant protein D-34-like, protein MSKEQQPSMPQNQTSSPIKYLDLSSQTMQSSTAAYQGVSTTQSDLPSGSSHVITETFSGHAVEQYSGEELIKITEPVGKLNNQNGLTIGEALEAAVITEGSQPVMLSDAAAIKAAEEIITGGGAPVSGGVADQV, encoded by the coding sequence aTGAGCAAAGAACAACAGCCATCAATGCCACAAAACCAAACATCGTCTCCGATCAAGTACCTTGACCTCTCCAGCCAGACCATGCAGTCCTCCACCGCAGCTTACCAAGGTGTCTCCACCACCCAATCCGATCTCCCCTCCGGCAGCAGCCACGTCATCACCGAAACCTTCTCCGGCCATGCCGTGGAACAGTATTCCGGGGAGGAACTAATAAAGATAACAGAGCCGGTCGGTAAACTGAATAATCAAAATGGTTTAACTATAGGGGAAGCATTAGAAGCCGCAGTGATCACTGAGGGGAGTCAGCCAGTGATGTTGAGTGATGCGGCGGCCATTAAGGCGGCGGAGGAGATCATCACCGGCGGCGGTGCTCCGGTGTCAGGCGGTGTTGCCGACCAAgtgtaa